The genomic interval CAAATGCAGGGTATGCATCTTTATGTGTTTCACCACAAATCGATCTGATTGTTGTGACAGCATATCCTCCATGTGGTAATGAATCCAATGTACCGGAGGAAATTGATACAGTTCGATGAAGAGCTTCTGCATTTACTCCCATATCTAAATAGTGTGGTGCGAGAATAGGTAGGGCAATTGATTGGCCGCCAGATGAAGAGCCTGTTAATCCGGCAATAACCATAACGGCTAAAGCCCCGCCGATTAAAGGATATCCTGGTATGCTGGTCATAAAATTAACGGCTGTTTCAAAGGCAGGTGTTATTTTAGCAACTCCTCCAAAACCAACTACAGCAGCAGTATTCCCAATTGCAATTAATGCCCCAATTGTTCCCTCACCAACTGCATCCCAAAAGTTTCTAAAATATTTTCTGTTCAATAGCCATGTAGCAATAATACCACCGACAAGAGCAAGAATTAATGCTGATTGAGCTAATGATTCGTGGAAAATGAAGGCAATAATTAGAACAACTAATAAAGGGAATACACTTAATAATGGATGTGGTAAATTTGTTCGGATCTCCGTATTATCGGTTTCACGTTCAACAAACTGTTCACCTTTCTTTACGGCTTTTCGGATTATTTTCATGAGCCACCAATATCCGAATATAAGCATAAAGACTGATGTAATTAAACTAACTTCCCATCCTGCATACGGGCTTGTATTTAAATAAGGAATTGGAATCCAGTTTTGAATTTCCGGTGAACCAGCAGAAGTCATTGTAAATGTGGTAGAACCAAATGCTAAAGCAGCCGGAATAAATCGTCTTGGTAAATTTGCTTCTTTAAATAAACTAACTGCCATTGGATATACGGCAAACGCTACGACAAATAGACTAACACCGCCATATGTTAACACGGCACAAGCGAGAACGATGGCAAGTACAGCGTTTTTCATTCCGATTTTCGTAACAATCCAGTGTGATACACTTTCTGCTGCACCACTATCTTCCATCACTTTTCCGAAAATAGCACCTGCTAAAAACATGAGGTACCAAGAAGTAATAAATCCTGAAAAGCCACCCATATAACCAGTAATAAAGTCTACCTCTCCTTTAGCTGCGAACTGCGGGAAAATAGGTACTCCATTCAGCACTGCGACAAACAGTGCTGAAAGTGGAGCAACAATTAGTAGATTCATTCCTCTCATAACGAGAATGGTTAACAAAATTAGGCCGCCAATTAACCCTAACATACTTATCATATATGCCACCTACTTTTTTAGTAAATAAAAGGAAGAAGTTCTTTATTCTTTATTTCCGTATTTGCGAACACGTAGTAATGCTTGTTCAGCATGACCAGCGAAGTTTTCTAACTGACAAAGTCTTGCAGCATATTCACCGATATAAGCACTTTGCTCTTTTGATGTCACTTTTTGATAAGTAACTGTTTTTAGGAATTTACCAACCCAAAGACCGCCAGTATATCTTGCTGCACCTTTTGTAGGCAAAGTATGATTTGTCCCGATTACTTTATCTCCATAAGCAACATTTGTTTCAGGTCCTAAGAATAAACATCCATAGTTTGTCATGTTTTCTAAGAAGAAATCAGGGTTTTTTGTAAGGATTTCAACATGCTCAAATGCTAATTTATCAGCTTCTATTAAAGCTTCTTGTTCGTCATCAACTAAAATAATTTGTCCATAATCTTCCCATGAAACTCTTGCTATATCTGCTGTAGGCAGTATTTCTAGTTGTCTTTCAATCTCTTTAACTGTTTCCTCAGCAATTTCTCTAGACGTTGTAATTAATGCACCTGGTGAAGTTGGACCATGCTCCCCTTGGCCGAGTAGGTCTGTAGCGATCATATCAGGATCACTTGTTTCATCAGCAACAACTAATGTTTCAGTTGGTCCTGCAAATAAGTCAATACCAACGCGACCGTATAATTGGCGTTTTGCTTCAGCAACAAATGCATTACCAGGTCCAACAATCATATCGACAGGAGCAATGGTTTCTGTACCAACTGCCATCCCAGCCATTGCTTGAATTCCACCTAAAATGTAAATTTCGTCTGCACCAGCTTTGTGCATGGCATAAACGGTTGCAGCTGGAATTTCTCCATTAATTGGAGGTGTACAAGCAATAACTCTTTTAACGCCAGCAACTTTTGCAGTTAATACACTCATATGTGCTGAAGCAACCATTGGATAACGACCGCCAGGAATGTAACAGCCTACACTGCTTACTGGGATATTTTTGTGGCCAAGTATAACACCGGGCATTGTTTCTACTTCAATATCTAACATTGACTTTCTTTGTTCTTCTGCAAATCTTCTAATATTGTTTTGGGCAAATTCAATATCTTCAACCGTTTGTTCTGGAATAGTAGAGCAAATTTCTTCAATTTGTTCTGTAGTTAAGCGAAAGCTATCAGGACTCCAATTATCAAACTTCTCCGATAATTCTCTAATTGCTTTATCACCTTGGTTTTCAATTTTCTTGATTGTGGAACTAACAATTTCCGCAACCTTTGCATCATCTTTTTGAATGTCTTCCGCAACTTTACCTTGTTTTAAATAAATCGCCATGTGTAAATCTCTCCCTTTTAAAATTTGCATACGTATGCAAAAAAGTTAAATAGAAATGGTAGACAAGAAAGGGAATCTAGGTTTCTAGGCCTTTTGCTTTCTTGTTACCATATTGCATACGTATGCAAAAGTGAAATTGTAATCGCTTAAATAGTATAGTAAATGAAGCGGTTACATTTGTCAAACGAAAATTTTCACACTATATTGTCGTCCTTCGGTGGATAAACTGACCTTTTAAATGAATGACTTGATGATTGTCGTTCGGAGAATCTAATAGTTTAATTGTTTCATCAACCATCTGTTCAATTGGCTGAACCCATGTAGATAATCCATAATTAGGCCAAGAAGACATCTTTATATCATCAAATCCAATGACGATCGTTTCGTCAGGGACACAAATCTTTTTTTCCTTTAGTGCATCTAACGCTCCCAATGCTGTTATATCATTTGCTCCAAAAATAGCTTCAGGTCTATGTCCAGTTTCAATTAGATTTTTTGTAAGATGGAAGGATTTTTCGTATGTGTAATCTCCTTCTACGATCGTTACTTCGATGCCTTTGCTAGTTAAAAAATCTGTAAATCCTTTTTGTCTGTCCTGGTTTGTAGAAGTATTGATTTTTCCAGTAATATAAACGATATCTTTATACCCTTTTTCATAAATATATTTAGCAATCTCCCTAGCTGCATTCATATTGTCACAGCTGACAGAATTACACATTAAATTTTTATCATCACGGTTAAATAATGTGACAGGAATATTGTTGTTTTGGAGTTTTGCAACCACTTTAGAAGAGAGAAGGGCATCGGTTACAATAATACCTTCAACATTATATTCTAAGAAATGATTAATCTCTTCCTGTTGAATCTCTTCATTTTCTGTATATACAAATAAGACAGAATATCCTTTTGCGCGCAGTTTTTTTGTGAATACCCCTAAAACTTCATGATAGAAAGGATTCTGTATATCCTTCATAGCCAGGCCAACCATATTAGTTTTTTTCGTAATCAGTCCTCTTGCCAGTGCATTTGGTTGATAATTTAGTTCTTCAGCTACTTTTAATACTTTCTGTCTCGTTTTTTCTGAAACACTAGCTCCAGGTGTGAAAACACGTGATACTGTTGACTGGGACACGTTCGCTAGTTTAGCCACTTCGATTGCCGACGTCACTTTCTTTTCCATATGATTTACCCCTAATCTAAAGATGGTGTTGTTTGTAATATAGTTGAAAATATTGGTTTTTTCAAGAGGAGAATGGACTGAACAAGTAGGAGAAATATTGTATCTAGCATTCCTCTATTCTAGTAGCTTTCCCTTATTGTTTTGATTGTGAGTATAGTGAAACGATTCGTCTAAAAAAAGAGCATCTAGTGAAAAAAGATGCTCACAATAGATTGCTACCCTTGTGCCTCTAACTCACTTTTTTTACGTTCAATTTTTTTAAAGGCAAGAGAGGCTGATGACGAGATAATAAGTGTTAAAATACTTCCGCTAAACACTGGTAAAAGACCAGGAAAGTAACTAACAGCAAAATAAACAGCGATGATCCCAGCGATCATATATATGGTTGGTAACGGATTCATTATCATGATGAGAAAAGCGTTTTTAAAGATTTGCACCGTCTTTAAATCGTAATGAACATAAATAGGAAACATGTATAATACGGTCAAATAAAACAAGCAACTTAAAAAGACTAAAGGCAAGTACAATTGTTGAAGGAAGGTATTACTTGTTGCCTTTAAAAAATGAAAGTCCATATAAAAGATAAGGCCAATAATAATCAAGATTAATCCTAGAAGATTACTTTTCAGAAATTCTTGTTTGTACACTTTCCAAAATGTTTTAAAAACAGGAACATCCTCATCTTTCCCCGA from Metabacillus sediminilitoris carries:
- a CDS encoding YesL family protein, which codes for METNGMMSFIYKLTNWTMRLAYVNILWIVFSIMGLVIFGFFPATVAMFAVIRLSGKDEDVPVFKTFWKVYKQEFLKSNLLGLILIIIGLIFYMDFHFLKATSNTFLQQLYLPLVFLSCLFYLTVLYMFPIYVHYDLKTVQIFKNAFLIMIMNPLPTIYMIAGIIAVYFAVSYFPGLLPVFSGSILTLIISSSASLAFKKIERKKSELEAQG
- a CDS encoding GntP family permease: MISMLGLIGGLILLTILVMRGMNLLIVAPLSALFVAVLNGVPIFPQFAAKGEVDFITGYMGGFSGFITSWYLMFLAGAIFGKVMEDSGAAESVSHWIVTKIGMKNAVLAIVLACAVLTYGGVSLFVVAFAVYPMAVSLFKEANLPRRFIPAALAFGSTTFTMTSAGSPEIQNWIPIPYLNTSPYAGWEVSLITSVFMLIFGYWWLMKIIRKAVKKGEQFVERETDNTEIRTNLPHPLLSVFPLLVVLIIAFIFHESLAQSALILALVGGIIATWLLNRKYFRNFWDAVGEGTIGALIAIGNTAAVVGFGGVAKITPAFETAVNFMTSIPGYPLIGGALAVMVIAGLTGSSSGGQSIALPILAPHYLDMGVNAEALHRTVSISSGTLDSLPHGGYAVTTIRSICGETHKDAYPAFGAMTVIVPIITVVLAVILFSLGVGI
- a CDS encoding LacI family DNA-binding transcriptional regulator, which translates into the protein MEKKVTSAIEVAKLANVSQSTVSRVFTPGASVSEKTRQKVLKVAEELNYQPNALARGLITKKTNMVGLAMKDIQNPFYHEVLGVFTKKLRAKGYSVLFVYTENEEIQQEEINHFLEYNVEGIIVTDALLSSKVVAKLQNNNIPVTLFNRDDKNLMCNSVSCDNMNAAREIAKYIYEKGYKDIVYITGKINTSTNQDRQKGFTDFLTSKGIEVTIVEGDYTYEKSFHLTKNLIETGHRPEAIFGANDITALGALDALKEKKICVPDETIVIGFDDIKMSSWPNYGLSTWVQPIEQMVDETIKLLDSPNDNHQVIHLKGQFIHRRTTI
- the hisD gene encoding histidinol dehydrogenase codes for the protein MAIYLKQGKVAEDIQKDDAKVAEIVSSTIKKIENQGDKAIRELSEKFDNWSPDSFRLTTEQIEEICSTIPEQTVEDIEFAQNNIRRFAEEQRKSMLDIEVETMPGVILGHKNIPVSSVGCYIPGGRYPMVASAHMSVLTAKVAGVKRVIACTPPINGEIPAATVYAMHKAGADEIYILGGIQAMAGMAVGTETIAPVDMIVGPGNAFVAEAKRQLYGRVGIDLFAGPTETLVVADETSDPDMIATDLLGQGEHGPTSPGALITTSREIAEETVKEIERQLEILPTADIARVSWEDYGQIILVDDEQEALIEADKLAFEHVEILTKNPDFFLENMTNYGCLFLGPETNVAYGDKVIGTNHTLPTKGAARYTGGLWVGKFLKTVTYQKVTSKEQSAYIGEYAARLCQLENFAGHAEQALLRVRKYGNKE